ACAGCAATATTTATCATTATTTTTTGATTAATTGCGCCTTTCCAGGCGCATTTTTTGATATGAGGGGGTTAATGTATGGAGTCCAGAGTAGCGATAATCGGAATCATTGTGGAAGATACCGGGTCGACCGAGAAACTCAATGCGATTTTGCATGATTATGGGCAGTATATTATTGGCAGAATGGGCCTGCCGTACCGTGAAAAAAGCATTAGCATCATCAGCATTGCAGTGGATGCCCCGCAGGATGTGATCAGCGCCCTTTCCGGGAAGCTCGGAAAACTGCCGGGGGTTAGTTCCAAAGCGGCATTTTCCAAGGTAACCGTTAAAAAGGAAAATGAGGCCGCCGATGAAACAGCTGATAGATAAACTTCAGGAAACGTGCGTGCTTGCACCGGAAGAATACAGGGTACTGATAGATCAGCATCGAGATGCCGGGCTTGCTGAATATCTGTTTGCCAAGGCCAGAACGGTAAAGATGCAAAACTACGGTCACGATGTCTATCTGCGGGGACTGATCGAGTTCACCAATTATTGCAAAAACGATTGCTACTACTGCGGGATCCGTAAAAGCAACGGGAAGGCGGAGCGCTACCGCTTGTCAAAGAAACAAATACTGGATTGCTGCGCTGCCGGGTATGCGCTTGGTTATCGCACCTTCGTGCTGCAGGGAGGTGAAGACGGGTATTTTACCGATAAAAAAATAATCGAAATCATCCAATCCATTAAGAAAAATCATCCTGACTGCGCGCTGACGCTTTCCATCGGGGAAAAAAGCTATGAAACCTATCAAGCGTTTTATGAAGCGGGTGCCGACCGCTACCTGCTTCGCCATGAAACAGCCGACGCCGAACACTATGGAAGGCTTCATCCGGCTGTCATGTCCCTCAAAAACAGAAAGCAGTGTCTCTATGACTTGAAAGAGATCGGCTATCAGGTCGGATGCGGAGTGATGGTCGGTTCTCCGTTTCAGACCACGGAAGCGCTGGTGGAGGATTTGTTATTGATCAAGGAACTGAATCCGCATATGGTCGGGATCGGCCCCTTTATCCCCCATCACGAAACGCCGTTTGCAGACCAGGAATCTGGAACGCTGGAGCTGACTTTATTTTTGCTTGGCTTGATCCGATTGATGCTGCCGAGCGTTTTACTACCGGCGACGACCGCTCTCGGTACGATCCACCCGCAAGGGAGGGAACTTGGTATTCTGGCCGGTGCCAACGTCGTAATGCCCAACCTGTCTCCGGTGGAGGTACGGAATAAATATTTGCTCTACGATAACAAGATCTGCACGGGGGACGAAGCTGCGGAATGCCGCTCCTGCCTGCAAAAAAGGATGGAAAGCATCGGCTGTCAGCTGCCGGTTTCCCGCGGGGACCATCGATCGATGGTTTAAGTTAATTTCATAATGTTAATAAGAGGATTCCATTACTGAAGGGAAAGAAGTATCTGACCCGATTAAGAAGGGAGTACCCGTATGTACAATGTAGCATCAGCCAAAGCAGAAGAATTTATCTCGCATCAGGAAATTCTGGATACCCTGGCGTATGCGGCAAAGAACAAAAACAATGCCGGCCTGATTGACAGCATTATCGAAAAGGCAAAACTTCGCCAGGGACTTTCGCATCGGGAAGCCGCCGTGCTGCTGGATTGTGAGATTGAGGAAAAAAACCAGGAAATCTATGCCCTCGCCGAGCAGATCAAAAAAGATTTTTACGGGAACCGGATTGTTTTGTTTGCGCCGCTCTACCTGTCCAATTACTGTGTCAACGGCTGCGTTTATTGTCCGTATCACGCGAAGAACAAACACATCCTCCGCAAGAAAATGACCCAGGAGGAAATCCGCCGCGAAGTGACCGCGCTTCAGGACATGGGCCATAAACGGATCGCGATTGAAGCCGGTGAAGATCCGGTCCATAATCCGCTTGAATATATTCTGGAATCCATCGCTACCATTTACAGTGTCAAGCATCAAAACGGCGCGATCCGGCGGGCCAATGTCAATATCGCCGCAACCACGGTTGAAAATTATAAGAAGCTGAAAGAGGCAGGGATCGGCACCTATATCCTATTCCAGGAAACCTACCATAAGGAAAGTTATGAAAAACTGCATCCCACAGGGCCGAAGCATCATTATGCCTATCACACGGAAGCCATGGACAGAGCGATGCTTGGCGGTATCGACGATGTCGGATTGGGCGTATTGTTTGGATTGGAGATGTACCGCTATGAATTTGCAGCATTACTGATGCATGCCGAGCACCTTGAAACTGTATTCGGCGTAGGCCCCCATACCATCAGTGTTCCGAGGATATGCCCTGCGGATGATATTGACCCGTCGGCTTTC
This genomic stretch from Dehalobacter restrictus DSM 9455 harbors:
- a CDS encoding TM1266 family iron-only hydrogenase system putative regulator, encoding MESRVAIIGIIVEDTGSTEKLNAILHDYGQYIIGRMGLPYREKSISIISIAVDAPQDVISALSGKLGKLPGVSSKAAFSKVTVKKENEAADETADR
- the hydE gene encoding [FeFe] hydrogenase H-cluster radical SAM maturase HydE yields the protein MKQLIDKLQETCVLAPEEYRVLIDQHRDAGLAEYLFAKARTVKMQNYGHDVYLRGLIEFTNYCKNDCYYCGIRKSNGKAERYRLSKKQILDCCAAGYALGYRTFVLQGGEDGYFTDKKIIEIIQSIKKNHPDCALTLSIGEKSYETYQAFYEAGADRYLLRHETADAEHYGRLHPAVMSLKNRKQCLYDLKEIGYQVGCGVMVGSPFQTTEALVEDLLLIKELNPHMVGIGPFIPHHETPFADQESGTLELTLFLLGLIRLMLPSVLLPATTALGTIHPQGRELGILAGANVVMPNLSPVEVRNKYLLYDNKICTGDEAAECRSCLQKRMESIGCQLPVSRGDHRSMV
- the hydG gene encoding [FeFe] hydrogenase H-cluster radical SAM maturase HydG, with the translated sequence MYNVASAKAEEFISHQEILDTLAYAAKNKNNAGLIDSIIEKAKLRQGLSHREAAVLLDCEIEEKNQEIYALAEQIKKDFYGNRIVLFAPLYLSNYCVNGCVYCPYHAKNKHILRKKMTQEEIRREVTALQDMGHKRIAIEAGEDPVHNPLEYILESIATIYSVKHQNGAIRRANVNIAATTVENYKKLKEAGIGTYILFQETYHKESYEKLHPTGPKHHYAYHTEAMDRAMLGGIDDVGLGVLFGLEMYRYEFAALLMHAEHLETVFGVGPHTISVPRICPADDIDPSAFSHGIDDGLFAKLVACIRIAVPYTGMIVSTRESKACRERVLHLGVSQISGGSKTSVGGYHQPEAENENTAQFDISDRRTLDEIVRWLMELGYIPSFCTACYREGRTGDRFMSLCKSGQIQNCCHPNALMTLKEYLEDYASSATKSAGEAVLAQGIRDIPSERVKDIVRQNLHHIVNGRRDFRL